The region CTACTCCTCATCGTGCGCCGGCAGGTCACACGCTGGATCGACGGTGCTCGTGGCACCGAGGTGGTGGGAGGTGCGTGCCGCGCGGACCCGGACGCCCCCACCCCTGCGGCAGTGGGAGCACGGGGTGGGCCCGGAGGACCACCGCACGACTCGGCGCCCTAGTCTGCCACACCCGCGGGCAGCGGCCGGACCATCACGTGGTCGCGGTGGTCGACCTCACCCACGCGGTAGGTCCGCTCGCCCACGACGGCGAAGCCGGCGCGCGCGTAGAACGCCGCGGCCCCGGCGTTGCGGCCGTTGACGCCGAGCCAGAGGTGGTCGGCGCCGTCCCGGCTCGCCCGCTCGACGACGGCGGCCACCAGCGCCCGCGCGACACCCGCACCCTGGGCCCG is a window of Litorihabitans aurantiacus DNA encoding:
- a CDS encoding GNAT family N-acetyltransferase, whose product is MGDIRAHVAAHLSTEAFARHLADADVTIVLACDVGDVPLGYALVRTGASAAADDGAPAGAGDAPAELSKCYVLPRAQGAGVARALVAAVVERASRDGADHLWLGVNGRNAGAAAFYARAGFAVVGERTYRVGEVDHRDHVMVRPLPAGVAD